Proteins encoded by one window of Flavobacterium sp. N502540:
- a CDS encoding TetR/AcrR family transcriptional regulator — protein sequence MQPKERILEKASFLFHTQGYNSTGINQIIEEAKVAKASFYQHFKSKEDLCVAFLEWRHEYWFTKLEQFTSDQKDSKSKVLTSFDFLVAMNQKENFRGCSFLNLLSEIPSDNKKVLSIIQSHKSDLRNYFKAEIENELLADHIYLLFESCIIESQLFKSNHLIEQSKKIIETLIL from the coding sequence ATGCAACCCAAAGAACGAATTTTAGAAAAAGCCTCCTTTTTGTTTCATACCCAAGGATATAATTCTACAGGTATAAATCAGATTATTGAAGAAGCAAAAGTGGCAAAAGCGAGTTTTTATCAGCATTTTAAATCAAAAGAAGATTTATGTGTTGCTTTTTTAGAGTGGCGTCATGAATATTGGTTTACGAAGCTGGAGCAATTCACTTCAGATCAAAAAGATTCTAAATCAAAAGTTTTGACTTCTTTTGACTTTTTAGTAGCCATGAATCAAAAAGAAAATTTCAGAGGATGTAGTTTTTTGAACTTACTTTCAGAAATACCTTCAGATAACAAGAAAGTACTGAGTATAATTCAAAGCCATAAATCAGACTTACGAAATTACTTTAAAGCGGAGATTGAGAATGAGCTTTTGGCAGATCATATTTATTTACTATTTGAAAGTTGTATTATCGAAAGTCAGTTATTCAAATCAAATCATCTTATCGAGCAATCCAAGAAAATAATTGAAACTTTAATTTTATAA
- a CDS encoding MDR family MFS transporter, protein MLKTAFSRYINNFKGFSREIWILAIVTFINRAGTMVLPFLSKYLKEDLHFTYNQVGWIMVAFGFGSMLGSWLGGKLTDKIGFYKIMIFSLFTSGVFLFLIQYVTHFWTLCIAIFSLMTIADMFRPAMYVSLGAYSEPENRTRALSLVRLAVNLGFAAGPALGGLIIMGMGYSGLFWVDGASCIIAISIFALLVKEKKKILHEDKIESTEVKKSVFHDKIFWVFLFVCFATAIIFFQLFTTLPLYHNEKFGLSAFQTGLLMTLNGLLIFTLEMPTVAFMERKGFPKIKIITLGSSIIALSFFLLLINVWAWILIISMILFSIGEILNFPFSNAFALSRAPRGQEGRYMALYTMSFSLAHIVSAKVGFEIISRFGYQINWLFMASIGVFATLCCFWIKKALVHEKKN, encoded by the coding sequence ATGCTTAAAACTGCTTTTAGCCGCTACATCAATAATTTTAAAGGTTTTTCTAGAGAAATTTGGATTCTTGCTATTGTTACTTTTATCAATCGTGCCGGAACAATGGTGCTTCCATTTTTGTCCAAGTACTTAAAAGAAGATTTACATTTTACTTATAATCAGGTAGGTTGGATTATGGTGGCTTTTGGTTTCGGATCCATGTTAGGTTCCTGGCTGGGTGGAAAATTAACAGACAAAATCGGATTTTACAAAATCATGATTTTTAGTTTGTTTACTAGTGGAGTTTTCCTTTTTCTTATTCAATATGTTACACATTTCTGGACACTTTGCATCGCGATATTTTCTTTAATGACCATTGCCGATATGTTTCGTCCGGCGATGTATGTTTCGCTTGGCGCCTATTCTGAACCCGAAAACCGAACGCGTGCCCTTAGTTTGGTACGTCTTGCCGTTAATTTAGGATTTGCGGCCGGACCTGCATTAGGAGGTTTGATTATTATGGGTATGGGGTATTCAGGCTTATTTTGGGTAGACGGTGCATCATGCATCATCGCCATTTCGATATTTGCCTTACTGGTTAAAGAGAAGAAAAAAATACTACACGAAGATAAAATTGAAAGTACCGAAGTTAAAAAATCGGTTTTTCACGACAAAATCTTTTGGGTTTTCTTGTTTGTGTGTTTCGCGACGGCTATCATATTCTTTCAGCTTTTTACCACTTTACCGCTATATCATAATGAAAAATTTGGTTTAAGCGCGTTTCAGACAGGACTATTAATGACACTAAATGGGTTGCTTATTTTTACTTTGGAAATGCCAACTGTTGCTTTTATGGAGAGGAAAGGCTTTCCTAAAATAAAAATCATCACACTTGGATCTTCCATTATAGCCCTGAGTTTCTTTTTATTATTGATTAATGTCTGGGCATGGATTCTGATAATCAGTATGATTCTTTTCTCGATTGGAGAAATTCTCAACTTCCCTTTCTCGAATGCTTTTGCACTAAGCCGAGCGCCACGCGGACAGGAAGGCCGTTATATGGCGCTTTACACCATGAGTTTCAGTCTTGCACATATTGTGAGTGCAAAAGTAGGCTTCGAAATCATCTCCCGATTCGGATACCAAATCAATTGGCTTTTCATGGCTTCTATTGGAGTTTTTGCAACTCTATGCTGCTTTTGGATTAAAAAGGCATTGGTTCACGAGAAAAAAAACTAA
- a CDS encoding M56 family metallopeptidase yields the protein MEALFLFIAKSGGLLILFYCAYYFLLRKETFFNSNRWFLLAGLITSVVLPFLVYSKTVWVNPTPVTHLNYATVYQPALIENNASLINWNLVLFSVYVIVLLGLLLKFAFDFYSLNAVLKGKKITQQADFKFIDTNENIAPFSYFDYIVYNSSMYTPSELESIIEHEKVHSEQNHTIDVLLSRIFCVLFWFNPIMWLYKKAILQNLEFIADSEAARKISDKKAYQYTLLKITTHENCVAITNHFYQSLIKKRIIMLNKNQSKKRNSWKFGAIVPALAAFVLLFQIEVIAKEKQQTAKVISGKTESVDVYKIKKNTTDTELKEIKEKLKSIHNIDFKASEIKRNADNELISIKIDVKNGREQAQSVQTSGNEAIKDFGLIVTTDTNGSKKIGIQTADDNNNSESHKESKKVKNKKVILKQTKDVNTNSGTDEKITGNTRTNTSTTTVVTDDNGTTSVSTSNSDGKIIVLTSGKASTKGPKLTIVDGVEMPANYSLEDLKPKYIKKMSVFTGSEATAKYGEKGSNGVIEIETHK from the coding sequence ATGGAAGCACTTTTCTTATTTATCGCAAAATCCGGTGGTTTATTAATATTGTTTTATTGTGCTTATTATTTTTTACTACGCAAAGAAACTTTTTTTAACAGCAACAGATGGTTTTTATTGGCGGGTTTGATTACCTCAGTAGTGCTGCCTTTTTTGGTATATTCTAAAACTGTGTGGGTAAACCCTACTCCTGTAACCCATTTGAATTATGCTACTGTTTACCAGCCAGCGCTTATCGAGAATAATGCTTCCTTAATCAACTGGAATCTGGTGCTGTTTTCAGTCTACGTTATAGTACTTTTAGGATTACTTTTAAAATTTGCCTTCGACTTTTATAGTCTAAATGCGGTTCTGAAAGGAAAAAAAATCACACAGCAAGCCGATTTCAAATTCATCGATACCAACGAAAACATCGCTCCTTTCTCTTATTTTGATTATATCGTGTACAACTCATCAATGTATACGCCTTCGGAATTAGAAAGTATTATCGAGCATGAAAAGGTGCATAGTGAACAAAATCACACTATAGATGTTTTACTGTCAAGAATATTCTGCGTTCTCTTTTGGTTCAACCCGATCATGTGGCTGTATAAAAAAGCAATTCTTCAAAATCTGGAATTCATCGCCGATAGTGAAGCTGCACGAAAAATCTCCGACAAAAAAGCGTATCAGTACACACTTTTAAAAATTACAACACATGAAAATTGTGTTGCCATTACCAATCATTTTTATCAATCATTAATCAAAAAACGAATCATTATGTTAAACAAAAATCAATCAAAGAAAAGAAATTCCTGGAAATTTGGAGCAATAGTTCCGGCACTTGCGGCATTTGTATTATTATTTCAAATCGAAGTAATTGCCAAAGAAAAACAACAAACTGCAAAGGTGATTTCAGGAAAAACAGAATCTGTAGATGTTTACAAAATCAAAAAAAATACAACAGATACTGAATTAAAGGAAATCAAAGAAAAATTGAAATCAATTCATAACATTGATTTTAAGGCTTCTGAGATAAAAAGAAATGCTGATAACGAATTAATATCAATCAAAATTGATGTTAAAAATGGTAGAGAGCAAGCACAATCTGTTCAGACTTCAGGAAATGAAGCTATTAAAGATTTTGGATTAATTGTTACAACGGATACGAATGGCAGCAAAAAAATAGGCATTCAGACTGCTGATGATAATAATAATTCTGAAAGCCACAAAGAATCCAAAAAAGTAAAAAACAAAAAAGTAATCCTTAAACAAACTAAAGATGTTAACACTAATTCTGGTACTGATGAAAAAATTACTGGCAATACTCGTACAAATACTAGCACTACTACTGTAGTTACAGATGATAACGGAACAACCAGCGTATCTACTTCAAATAGTGATGGCAAAATTATTGTTTTGACATCAGGTAAAGCCAGCACAAAAGGACCTAAACTTACCATCGTTGACGGAGTTGAAATGCCTGCTAATTATAGCCTTGAAGACCTAAAACCAAAATACATTAAAAAAATGAGCGTTTTTACAGGAAGTGAAGCAACTGCTAAATATGGAGAAAAAGGATCTAATGGTGTAATCGAAATCGAAACACATAAATAG
- a CDS encoding ThiF family adenylyltransferase, which yields MAEWTERAELLFTKEGLQNLQNSNVLVVGLGGVGSFAAEFLARAGVGSMTIVDGDVVDITNINRQLPALHSTVGQPKITIVGDRLMDINPELKLTRVQEFLSPERAFEMVSSEFDYVLDCIDSITPKLNLIIAAKRKRVKIISSMGAGGKMLASKVKVTDISKTINCYFSKTIRKRLKAEKINKLKVVFSSEIQDEKSLKLTDGKNFKKSFYGTNSYMPGLFGLHVAETVIRHLLKKE from the coding sequence ATGGCAGAGTGGACAGAAAGAGCCGAACTTTTATTTACGAAAGAAGGATTGCAGAACCTACAAAATTCCAATGTGTTGGTAGTAGGTTTAGGAGGGGTTGGATCATTTGCAGCTGAATTTTTGGCAAGAGCAGGAGTAGGAAGTATGACTATTGTTGATGGTGATGTAGTAGATATAACAAATATTAACAGACAGTTACCGGCTTTGCACTCTACTGTTGGACAACCTAAAATTACGATCGTTGGAGACCGATTGATGGACATCAATCCGGAATTGAAACTAACAAGAGTACAGGAATTTTTGTCTCCTGAAAGAGCTTTTGAGATGGTTTCTTCTGAGTTTGATTATGTGTTGGATTGTATCGACAGTATTACACCAAAATTGAATCTGATCATTGCTGCAAAACGTAAAAGAGTAAAAATTATCAGCAGTATGGGTGCGGGTGGAAAAATGCTGGCTTCGAAAGTAAAAGTAACTGATATTTCGAAAACAATAAACTGTTACTTCTCCAAAACAATCAGAAAGCGTCTAAAAGCCGAAAAAATAAACAAACTAAAAGTAGTTTTCTCCTCTGAAATTCAGGACGAGAAAAGTTTAAAACTAACAGACGGAAAAAACTTCAAAAAATCATTCTACGGAACCAACAGTTATATGCCAGGATTGTTTGGTTTACATGTTGCTGAAACGGTGATCCGTCATTTGCTGAAGAAGGAATAG
- a CDS encoding nuclear transport factor 2 family protein, protein MEQKLPLPPFTYETALEKIQLAEDAWNSQDPERVSKAYTVDSEWRNRDQFVNGREAIIHFLTQKWKKERHYKLKKEYWAHTENRIAVRFEYEYQNPDGNWFRAYGNENWEFDVNGLMQKRFASINDLPIKEEDRKLK, encoded by the coding sequence ATGGAACAGAAGTTACCATTGCCGCCTTTTACTTATGAAACGGCATTAGAGAAAATTCAATTGGCAGAAGATGCCTGGAACAGTCAGGATCCTGAGCGTGTTTCAAAAGCTTATACCGTTGATAGCGAATGGCGAAACAGAGATCAGTTTGTCAATGGGAGAGAGGCTATCATTCACTTTTTGACTCAAAAATGGAAGAAGGAAAGACATTACAAACTCAAAAAAGAATATTGGGCACATACGGAAAACAGAATTGCCGTGCGATTTGAGTACGAATATCAGAATCCCGATGGAAACTGGTTCAGAGCTTACGGAAATGAAAACTGGGAGTTTGATGTTAATGGACTTATGCAAAAGCGATTCGCCAGTATAAACGACTTGCCAATTAAGGAAGAGGACAGGAAATTGAAGTAA
- a CDS encoding DUF1684 domain-containing protein yields MKNSIVFLVLLAINFCLGQSKFDQKESEKFQKTINSEYADAKTSPLMAEDLKTFKSLDFYPINAKYFVNAKLEKAKNEKVFEMKTTGTRTPKYIKYGTLYFTIDGVALKLNVYRNIELSKTKEYKDHLFLPFSDLTSGKGSYIGGRYIDLKVPKGNTIAVDFNMAYNPYCAYNHKYSCPIVPLENDLNVEIKAGVKAFH; encoded by the coding sequence ATGAAAAATAGTATAGTTTTTTTAGTATTGTTAGCGATTAATTTTTGCTTGGGACAAAGTAAATTTGATCAAAAGGAAAGTGAAAAATTTCAAAAGACAATAAATTCAGAATATGCTGATGCTAAGACGAGTCCGTTAATGGCAGAAGATTTAAAAACCTTTAAAAGTTTAGATTTTTACCCTATAAATGCAAAGTATTTTGTGAATGCTAAATTGGAGAAAGCGAAAAATGAAAAAGTTTTCGAAATGAAAACGACCGGAACAAGAACACCAAAATACATCAAATACGGGACTTTATATTTCACAATTGACGGAGTTGCCCTTAAATTGAATGTTTACAGAAACATAGAGCTTTCGAAAACGAAGGAATATAAAGATCATCTGTTCTTACCTTTTTCAGATTTAACTTCAGGAAAAGGAAGTTATATAGGAGGAAGATATATTGATTTAAAAGTTCCAAAAGGAAATACAATTGCGGTTGATTTTAATATGGCCTACAATCCGTATTGTGCTTATAACCATAAATATTCATGTCCGATAGTTCCTCTGGAAAATGATCTGAATGTAGAAATCAAAGCAGGAGTTAAAGCATTTCACTAA
- a CDS encoding BlaI/MecI/CopY family transcriptional regulator, translating to MQKLTNKEEEIMHILWKLQKAFVKEIQAEITEDQPHYNTLSTIVRNLEEKGYVSHSAFGNTHQYYPLVSIEEYRKGFMHTAIDNYFNSSYKSMVSFFAKEEKISAAELREILVMIETP from the coding sequence ATGCAAAAGCTAACCAACAAAGAAGAGGAGATCATGCACATTTTATGGAAGCTTCAAAAAGCTTTTGTAAAAGAAATTCAGGCAGAGATCACAGAAGATCAACCGCATTACAATACTTTGTCTACAATTGTTCGTAATCTGGAAGAAAAAGGCTATGTAAGTCATAGCGCTTTTGGAAATACACATCAATACTACCCACTCGTAAGTATTGAAGAATATCGAAAAGGGTTCATGCATACTGCTATCGATAATTATTTTAACAGCTCTTATAAAAGTATGGTTTCATTTTTTGCCAAAGAAGAAAAAATCTCGGCAGCAGAATTACGAGAAATCTTAGTCATGATCGAAACTCCTTAA
- a CDS encoding BlaI/MecI/CopY family transcriptional regulator has product MQKLTNKEEEIMHILWRLKKAFVKEVQAEITEDQPHYNTLSTIVRNLEEKGFVAHNAFGNTHQYYPIITLEAYSKKYMNTAIDNYFNSSYKNMVSFFAKEEKISAAELREILDMIENPKGEK; this is encoded by the coding sequence ATGCAAAAGTTAACGAACAAAGAAGAGGAAATCATGCATATTTTATGGAGGCTTAAAAAAGCTTTCGTAAAGGAAGTTCAGGCAGAAATTACAGAAGATCAACCCCATTACAATACCTTATCGACTATTGTGCGTAATCTGGAAGAGAAAGGATTTGTGGCTCACAATGCTTTTGGAAACACACATCAATATTATCCAATCATTACTTTAGAGGCCTACAGTAAAAAGTATATGAATACGGCAATTGACAACTATTTTAATAGTTCGTATAAAAATATGGTTTCATTCTTTGCTAAAGAGGAGAAGATTTCGGCGGCAGAATTACGTGAAATTTTAGACATGATCGAAAATCCAAAAGGAGAAAAATAA
- a CDS encoding DUF2911 domain-containing protein, whose protein sequence is MKKLLIALAIVLAPFASEAQIKTPQASPKGYIKQTVGLTDVEVTYSRPGARGRAVFGNLVPFGKLWRTGANENTIINFSDDVVIDGKTLKKGKYAIYTIPKIESWEVIFYLSTDNWGLPENWSDSYVALRTTVKEDALPTPVETFTIGINGLDPNYGYLEMSWENSHVALKFEVPTAKTATASIEKVLGGPSSNDYFSAATYLFQANGNIETARTYVDKSLDLSADKPYYILRLKSQIQAKQGDKKGAIETAKISLAAAEAAKNQDYVKLNKDSIAEWSR, encoded by the coding sequence ATGAAAAAACTACTTATTGCATTAGCCATTGTTTTGGCTCCTTTTGCTTCAGAAGCACAAATAAAAACTCCACAAGCGAGTCCTAAAGGATACATCAAGCAAACCGTTGGATTGACTGACGTTGAAGTTACCTATTCAAGACCGGGTGCCAGAGGAAGAGCTGTATTTGGAAATCTGGTTCCGTTTGGAAAATTATGGAGAACCGGAGCTAATGAAAACACGATCATTAATTTTAGTGATGATGTAGTGATCGACGGGAAAACATTGAAAAAAGGTAAATATGCAATTTATACTATTCCTAAAATTGAAAGCTGGGAAGTTATTTTTTACCTTTCTACAGATAACTGGGGATTACCTGAAAACTGGAGCGATTCTTATGTGGCACTGAGAACTACGGTAAAAGAAGACGCATTGCCAACTCCTGTAGAGACGTTTACTATTGGAATTAATGGTTTAGATCCAAACTACGGTTATTTAGAAATGTCTTGGGAAAATTCTCATGTAGCTTTAAAATTTGAAGTGCCAACTGCAAAAACAGCTACAGCAAGTATCGAGAAAGTTTTAGGAGGCCCAAGTTCAAACGATTATTTTTCGGCTGCTACTTATTTGTTTCAGGCTAACGGAAACATCGAAACTGCCAGAACTTATGTAGATAAATCATTAGACTTAAGTGCTGATAAACCATATTACATTTTAAGATTGAAATCGCAAATTCAGGCGAAACAAGGAGATAAAAAAGGAGCAATTGAAACTGCTAAAATTTCCCTTGCTGCCGCAGAAGCTGCTAAAAATCAGGATTACGTAAAATTAAATAAAGACAGTATCGCTGAGTGGAGCAGATAA
- a CDS encoding MCP four helix bundle domain-containing protein, producing the protein MKDLKKYSNKTKAAFILLIVMLLILLGNFNTLQNSKNVNENINAIYKDRLVVAHYIFQYSKELHFIKSEAEKLDLSDTIKKDEIIQTLNIIHTIDDLYAKTVLTDTEKQYFDAFLNSCKEINNQVAAKNWNKIAVSSNEALKTLEALSQIQIQEGKAKLANANAMYSKNNSLGQLQIALLIILGSITFYLLIVKKIKKSIKIPEPPSLN; encoded by the coding sequence ATGAAAGATTTGAAAAAATACAGCAATAAGACTAAAGCTGCTTTTATTTTATTGATTGTGATGCTTCTAATTCTTCTTGGGAATTTCAATACACTTCAAAATTCAAAAAATGTAAATGAAAATATTAACGCAATTTACAAAGACCGCTTAGTGGTTGCGCATTACATTTTTCAATACTCCAAAGAACTCCATTTTATAAAATCGGAAGCTGAAAAACTGGATTTAAGCGATACTATCAAAAAAGACGAAATCATTCAGACATTAAATATTATCCACACCATTGACGATTTGTATGCCAAAACTGTACTAACCGATACGGAAAAACAGTATTTCGATGCTTTTTTAAATTCCTGTAAAGAAATAAACAATCAGGTTGCTGCCAAAAACTGGAATAAAATTGCCGTTTCAAGCAATGAAGCTCTAAAAACCTTAGAAGCTTTATCGCAAATTCAGATTCAGGAGGGAAAAGCAAAACTTGCAAATGCCAATGCGATGTACAGTAAGAACAATAGTCTTGGACAATTACAAATTGCACTTCTCATTATTCTAGGCAGCATCACATTTTACCTTTTGATTGTCAAGAAAATTAAAAAAAGCATCAAAATTCCTGAGCCGCCAAGCTTGAACTAA
- a CDS encoding TatD family hydrolase — MEFFNFHTHQFKNQSNVLELVNQYPQEFDVSIPFYSIGIHPWYIKEDQIDAELKIIEEKLQSNNCLAIGECGLDKRIEIPLAQQIVVFEKQLALAEKYQKPVVIHCVAAFQEVIALKKKMKVSVPMIVHGFSKNGQIAAQLIKEGFYISFGKYLLRNPDLKTVFQTVPNDRFFLETDTIEESIEQVYELAATYKNWTIKELQDTISANFKGVFKKQTS; from the coding sequence ATGGAATTCTTTAACTTTCATACTCATCAATTTAAAAATCAATCCAATGTACTGGAATTGGTCAATCAATACCCACAGGAGTTTGATGTTTCGATTCCGTTTTATAGTATTGGGATTCATCCCTGGTACATAAAAGAGGATCAAATTGATGCTGAATTGAAAATTATAGAAGAAAAATTACAATCGAATAATTGTCTGGCTATCGGGGAATGCGGCTTAGACAAACGAATCGAGATTCCGTTGGCACAACAAATAGTTGTTTTTGAAAAGCAACTGGCACTGGCAGAGAAGTATCAAAAACCGGTTGTCATCCATTGTGTTGCAGCTTTTCAGGAAGTGATTGCATTGAAGAAGAAAATGAAAGTTTCGGTTCCGATGATTGTTCATGGTTTTTCTAAAAACGGTCAGATTGCCGCTCAGCTAATTAAAGAAGGATTTTATATTTCGTTTGGAAAATATCTTTTGCGGAATCCGGACTTGAAAACTGTTTTTCAGACCGTTCCCAATGATCGCTTCTTTTTGGAAACTGATACGATCGAAGAAAGCATAGAGCAGGTTTACGAATTGGCGGCAACCTATAAAAATTGGACGATAAAAGAATTGCAGGATACTATTTCAGCAAATTTCAAGGGCGTTTTTAAGAAACAAACTTCTTAA
- a CDS encoding sodium:solute symporter, giving the protein MQLFDWIVLIVTLLFIVGYGSWKTKGSKNVEDFILGNNETPWYTVGLSVMATQASAITFLSTPGQAYHDGMGFIQFYFGLPIAMIVICVTFIPLYHKNKVFTAYEFLEKRFDLKTRSLAAILFLVQRGLGTGLTIYAPAIILSALLGWNLTLMNIIIGVLVIIYTFSGGTKAVNVTQKQQMFVIMSGMFITFFLILHYLPNDMTFTSALHIAGANDKMNIVDFSFDPEEKYTFWSGITGGFFLALAYFGTDQSQVGRYLSGKSVRESQMGLIMNGILKVPMQFFILLTGVMVFVFFQFNPVPLNFNPNNKIVIEKSPYKEEYHALEKKLSTLSEDKKVINLLYIDQLNQDFDNPILRKELVTLSNKEKDLRDRAKEIISKADSNSETNDKDYVFFHFILNYLPKGLIGLLLAVILSAAMSSTASGLNALASTTAIDIYKRNLKTQKSDKHYLNATKFFTLFWGIVAILFACVGTLFENLIQLVNIIGSIFYGTVLGIFLVGFYLRRVKAKAMFYSAIISQLTIFIIYYFMIAIYPSGQEKLGYLWLNFIGAILTIVLALFMQLAFFRNEPDTEEIIIE; this is encoded by the coding sequence ATGCAGCTATTTGATTGGATCGTACTGATTGTTACTCTTTTATTTATCGTTGGGTACGGCTCTTGGAAAACCAAAGGAAGTAAAAACGTCGAAGATTTTATTCTTGGAAACAACGAAACTCCCTGGTATACCGTCGGACTATCTGTTATGGCCACACAAGCCAGTGCTATTACTTTTCTGTCGACTCCGGGACAGGCCTATCATGACGGAATGGGGTTCATACAATTCTATTTTGGACTGCCAATTGCCATGATTGTCATTTGTGTGACTTTTATTCCTCTTTATCATAAAAATAAAGTATTTACCGCTTATGAGTTTCTGGAAAAGAGATTCGATTTAAAAACCCGCTCTTTAGCTGCCATTTTATTTTTAGTTCAGAGAGGTTTAGGAACTGGTTTAACCATTTATGCTCCGGCGATTATTCTCTCGGCTCTTTTGGGATGGAATTTAACTCTAATGAACATTATAATTGGGGTTCTGGTTATCATTTATACCTTCTCCGGAGGTACAAAGGCAGTAAACGTAACTCAGAAGCAACAAATGTTTGTGATCATGTCAGGAATGTTTATTACTTTTTTCCTGATTCTGCACTACCTGCCAAATGATATGACTTTTACCAGTGCGCTGCACATTGCCGGAGCCAACGATAAAATGAATATTGTCGATTTCTCTTTTGATCCGGAAGAAAAATATACCTTCTGGAGTGGAATCACCGGTGGTTTTTTCCTCGCTCTTGCCTATTTCGGAACCGATCAATCTCAGGTTGGTCGTTATTTATCCGGAAAATCAGTTCGTGAAAGTCAAATGGGACTAATTATGAACGGAATTTTAAAGGTGCCAATGCAATTCTTTATTCTACTGACCGGAGTTATGGTTTTTGTCTTTTTTCAGTTCAATCCTGTTCCGTTAAATTTCAATCCCAACAATAAAATTGTCATTGAAAAATCACCTTACAAAGAAGAATACCATGCGTTAGAGAAAAAACTAAGCACTTTATCGGAAGACAAAAAAGTAATCAATTTATTGTACATCGACCAGCTGAATCAGGATTTCGACAATCCGATTTTACGAAAAGAACTGGTTACCTTGTCCAATAAAGAAAAAGACCTTCGTGATCGTGCCAAAGAAATCATTTCCAAAGCTGACAGCAACAGTGAAACTAATGATAAAGATTACGTCTTCTTTCATTTTATTCTCAATTACCTGCCAAAAGGATTAATTGGTCTTCTTTTAGCCGTGATTCTTTCAGCCGCAATGTCTTCAACGGCTTCAGGGTTAAATGCTTTAGCGTCGACGACTGCCATTGATATTTACAAACGAAATCTGAAAACTCAAAAATCAGATAAACATTATCTGAACGCGACCAAGTTTTTTACCTTATTCTGGGGAATTGTAGCGATACTTTTTGCCTGCGTGGGAACTTTGTTCGAAAACTTAATTCAATTGGTAAACATTATTGGATCTATTTTCTACGGAACGGTTTTAGGTATCTTTTTAGTCGGCTTCTATCTCCGACGCGTAAAAGCCAAAGCCATGTTTTATAGCGCTATAATCAGTCAACTTACCATATTTATCATCTATTATTTTATGATTGCAATTTACCCGAGCGGTCAGGAAAAACTGGGGTATTTATGGCTAAACTTTATTGGAGCTATTCTAACCATTGTTCTCGCGCTGTTCATGCAGCTGGCCTTTTTTAGAAATGAACCGGACACTGAGGAAATCATTATCGAGTAA
- a CDS encoding HAD family hydrolase, protein MIKTVIFDMDGVIVDTEPVHRYAYYKQFTELNITVTEEMYTSFTGFSTRNTFQTLKELFPTIEHEVEDLIQRKRNIFNDAFDTKEDLYLLEGVEDLIKDLYANGIQLILASSASKVTIERVFTRFNLHQYFTDIVSGEDFPQSKPNPAIFVHAASLSKAPIENCIIIEDSTNGVKAAKGAGVYCVGYNSHHSKLQDLSDADLIINHFSELNAEKISQLDA, encoded by the coding sequence ATGATAAAAACAGTAATCTTCGATATGGATGGTGTCATTGTAGACACTGAACCTGTACATCGTTATGCCTATTACAAACAATTTACCGAACTGAATATTACAGTAACGGAAGAAATGTATACTTCGTTTACGGGATTTTCGACACGAAATACCTTTCAGACTTTAAAAGAGCTTTTTCCAACAATTGAGCACGAAGTTGAAGATTTAATCCAACGAAAAAGAAATATTTTTAATGACGCTTTTGATACCAAAGAAGATTTGTACCTGTTAGAAGGTGTTGAAGATTTGATAAAAGATCTATATGCCAACGGAATACAGTTAATTTTAGCATCTTCGGCTTCAAAAGTAACGATTGAACGTGTATTTACCAGATTCAATTTGCACCAGTATTTTACCGATATTGTGAGTGGTGAGGATTTTCCGCAATCTAAACCAAATCCGGCCATTTTTGTACATGCAGCTTCGCTATCGAAAGCTCCGATAGAAAACTGTATTATCATTGAAGACAGTACAAATGGAGTGAAAGCAGCAAAAGGTGCCGGCGTATATTGTGTGGGGTATAACAGTCATCATTCGAAATTACAGGATTTATCAGATGCCGATTTGATTATCAATCACTTTAGTGAGCTGAATGCGGAAAAAATATCACAATTAGACGCTTGA